In the genome of Candidatus Rokuibacteriota bacterium, the window GTGGCCGCTACCCGTCGGAGCGGACCTTGCCCATCTCTTCCTTCATGGCCGAGCGGCCGGCCTCGAAAGCCCCGACCAGGCGGTTGCGCTGCTCCTCGAAGTACTCGCGACCCTTGCCGAAGAGGTCACCCGCCTTCTCCTGCGCCTCCTCCGCCGCCGCCTGCGCCTTCTTGAGCCACTCCTGCCCGTGCTCCGTCAAGAGCTCGCGGGCCTCGGTGCCCGTCTTGGGCGTCAGCAGCAGCATGGCCGCCGCGCCGGCGATGGCGCCGAGAAAGAACCAGCCCATGTAGCCCGCCGCGTCCCCACCACGCTCGTCCGACATGATCGCGTCCTCCCTCTCTCTATGTCCTGAGTCTCGACACAAACACGCTGAGCGCCTTCCGGAGGCCTGAGCCCACGCCCGTGATCCCGCGGAAGGACGCCAGGCTGTTCGCCACGCCGACCACCCGCGCGATCTTGAGCGAGATGTCCTCCACGCGGCGGACCACGCCGCTGACCCGCTCCAGCTCGCGGTTGGCCGTCTGCGACAGCGTCCGCACGTCCGCCGCCAGCGCCTCGACCTGGCTCGCCAGCGGTCGGATCTCCCGCTCCACAAGCTGCAGCACGATCTCCGCCCGCGCGGTCGCGCGCCTGAAGGACGCCAGCGTCACGACGAGCACCACGGTCACGACCACGGCGCAGATTACCAGCACGGCCTGGGCCAGCGGAGTCATAGGGCGGAAGTATGCCAGACGGCGCCTCGAGAAGTCAAACCAGTAAGCGAAAAAGCCGCGCATTCATTGACTTTCCCGGCGACGGGCCCCTATACTTCCCTTCAGACGGGAGCACACCGCCGGGCACTCCCCAGCGTCGGCCACTCCAAGGAGCCGCACCCATGTCCCTCCAGGATCGCTTCGACGAACTCCACCGCCGCAACGAGGCCGCCGACGCGGCCGGCGGGCCGGAGCGGATCGAGCGCCAGCACAAGGCGGGGAAGAAGACGGCCCGCGAGCGGCTCGAGATCCTCCTCGACAAGGGATCGTTCGCGGAGGTGGATCGCTTCGTGGTCCACCAGAACAATGACTTCGGCATGGACGCCCAGCGCATCCCGGGCGACGGCGTGGTGACAGGCTCGGGGCGCGTCCACGGCCGCCCCGTCTTCGCCTTCGCACAGGACTTCACCGTCTTCGGCGGGTCGCTCTCCGAGGCGTACGCGCGCAAGATCTGCAAGATCATGGATCTCGCGATGAAGACGGGCGTGCCGGTGATCGGGCTGAACGATTCCGGTGGCGCCCGAATCCAGGAGGGGGTGGTCTCGCTCGCGGGCTACGCCGACATTTTCCTGCGCAACACGCTGGCTTCGGGCGTCGTACCGCAGATCTCCGCCGTGATGGGCCCGTGCGCGGGCGGCGCCGTCTACTCGCCGGCGATCACCGACTTCGTCTTCATGGTCAAGCACTCCTCCTACATGTTCGTGACGGGCCCCGACGTCATCAAGGCCGTCACGCACGAGGAGGTCTCCTTCGAGGAGCTGGGCGGCGCGGCGATGCACGGGACGACGTCCGGCGTCGCGCACTTCGCCGCGGAGAGCGAGGAGGAGTGCCTGGCGCTGATCCGCGAGCTCATGACCTTCCTGCCGCAGAACAACCTGGAAGACCCGCCGGTGGGGCCTACCACCGATCCCGCGGACCGCGTGGACGAGGAGCTGCAGACGGTCGTCCCCGACCAGCCGAACAAGCCGTACGACATCAAGGACATCGTCCAGCCGGTGCTCGACGACCGGTACTTCTTCGAGGTGCACGCCGGCTACGCGCCCAATATCGTGATCGGCTTCGGGCGGCTCGGCGGCAGGCCGGTCGGCGTCGTCGCCAACCAGCCCGCGCACCTGGCCGGCTGCCTCGACATCAGCGCTTCCCTGAAGGCCGCGCGCTTCGTGCGATTCTGCGACTGCTTCAACATCCCGCTCGTCACCTTCGAGGACGTGCCCGGCTTCCTGCCCGGGACGGCGCAGGAGTTCGGCGGCATCATCAAGCACGGGGCGAAGCTGCTGTACGCCTACTGCGAGGCCACGGTGCCCAAGCTGACCGTCATCACGCGCAAGGCCTATGGCGGCGCGTACTGCGTCATGTCCTCCAAGCACATCCGGGGCGACGTCAACTTCGCCTTTCCGACCGCCGAGATTGCCGTTATGGGTCCCGACGGGGCGGTGAGCATTCTCTACAAGCGGGAGATGGACGCGGCGAAGGACCCGGCGAAGCTCAAGGACGAGAAGACCCGCGAATACCGGGAGAAGTTCGCAACTCCCTACGCCGCGGCAGAGCGCGGGTACATCGACGAGGTCATCGAGCCCAGGGACACCCGCCGCCGGCTGATCCAGGCGCTCGAGGTCCTGCACACCAAGCGGGACTCGAACCCGCCGCGCAAGCACGGGAATATCCCGCTATGAGGCATTGGCCCCTGTGACGCCCGAAGAAAGGAAGCGGCTCGACGACGCGAGGCGCCTATGGGAAGCGCGGACGCTCAAGCCCGCGCTCGGGAAGTCGCCCGACAGGCCGGGGCTCTTCGCGGGATCCGACGGCGCGGCGCTCGAGCGCGTGTACACGCCGGAGCACACGGCGGCCCAGGACTACGTTCGCGACGTGGGTTTCCCGGGTGAACACCCGTACACGCGTGGCGTGCAGCCCACGATGTACCGCGGCAGGCTCTGGACCATGCGCCAGTACGCGGGCTTCGGCTCGGCGGTCGAGACCAACCGGCGCTACCGCTACCTCCTCGAGCAGGGGCAGACGGGGCTCTCGGTCGCCTTCGACCTCCCGACGCAGATGGGCTACGACGCCGACGACGCGATGGCGAAGAGCGACGTGGGCAAGGTCGGCGTGTCCATCTCGAGCCTCGAGGACATGGAGGAGCTCTTCGCGGGCATCCCGCTCGATCGCGTGTCCACCTCCATGACCATCAACGCCACTGCCGCCATTCTCTTGGCGCTCTACATCGCCGTGGCGGAGAAACAGGGGATCGCGCCGGACAGGCTCTCCGGCACCGTCCAGAACGACATCCTCAAGGAGTACATCGCGCGCGGCACGTACATCTACCCGCCGGCGCCGTCCATGCGGCTCATCACCGACATGTTCGCCTTCTGCAAGGGCCGCGTGCCGCGCTGGAACACGATCTCCATCTCCGGCTACCACATCCGCGAGGCCGGCTGCACGGCGGCGCAGGAGGTGGGCTTCACGCTCGCCAACGCCGTCGCCTACGTCACGGCCGCGCGAGCGGCGGGGCTCGAGGTGGATGAGTTCGCGCCGCAGCTGTCCTTCTTCTTCAATGCCCACAACCACCTCCTCGAGGAGGTGGCGAAGTTCCGCGCGGCCCGCCGCCTGTGGGCGCGGATCATGACGGAGCGCTTCGGGGCCCAGGACCCGCGCTCCTGCACGCTGCGCTTCCACGCGCAGACGGCGGGCAGCATGCTGACGGCCCAGCAGCCCGAGAACAACATCGTGCGGGTCGCGGTACAGGCCCTGGCGGCCATCCTCGGCGGGTGCCAGTCGCTGCACACCAACTCGATGGACGAGGCCTTAGCACTGCCCACCGAGGCCTCCGTGCGCGTAGCACTCCGCACCCAGCAGGTGCTCGGCTACGAGTCCGGCGTCGCCGACACCGCGGACCCGCTGGGAGGCTCCTACGCGGTGGAAGCCATGACCCGCAGGATCGAAGAGGAGGCCGAGACCTACATCGCCAAGATCGACGGCCTCGGCGGCTCCGTCAGCGCCATCGGCTTCATGCAGCGCGAGATCCAGGAGTCGGCGTACCGCTACCAGCAGGACGTCGAGTCGAAGGCGCGCATCGTCGTGGGCGTCAACGAGTTCGTGATGGACGAGCCGCCGCCCAGCGGCCTCTTCCAGGTCGATCCCGCGGTCAGCGCGGCGATGGCCGAGCGCCTGGATCGCCTCAGGCGCACCCGCGACGCAGGGGCCGCGGCGCGCGCGCTCGAGGCCGTGGATCGGGCCGCGCGCGGCTGCGACAACCTCATCCCGCTCATCCTCGACGCCGTCCGCGCGAAGGTGACCCTCGGGGAGATCTGCCACGCGCTGCGGAAGGTCTTCGGTGTCCACCAGCCGTCGGTCGTTTTCTAGGACCCTCACCCCGGCCCTCTCTCTTCCAGGGAGAGGGGGCCCTGAATCCCTCGCCCCCGCAAGGGGAGCGGGCCGCCCTGAAACCCTCGCCCCCGAAGGGGGAGAGGGTAGGGTGAGGGGGTGGTGTCGAGTCCTCTTCGCCGCGGTCTTCGTCGTCACGCTGGCGGGGCCCGCGCACGCGGGGATCGCGGACCAGGTAGGCGCCACCTTCGGTCTGATTCTCCAGGACGTCGTCGCGGCGTTCCCGCCCATCGAAGGCCTGGTGGTGCAGGTGGACGGCGACAGCATCTACATCGACTTGGCCAAGAAGAACGGCGTGCTCGCCGGGCAGGAGTTCACCGTCTTCCGAAAGGGCGAGGTCTTCCGCCACCCGAACTCGGGCAAGCCCCTCGGCCGGTACGAGGAAGTTCTCGGCTACGCCCAGGTGCAGCGCGTGGAGGCGGCGTTCTCCGAGGCCGCCTTCGTCTCCATCGAGGGTCGGCCGCGGCCGCGCCCCGAGGACGGCGTGCGCATCACGCGCGGCCGCATCCGTGTCGCCGTCGTCCCGCCGGTCGACCTGACGACCGCCAGGGCCGACCTGCGCCGCGTGCCCTTCATGCTGGCGCTGGCCATGGACCAGACCCGCCGCTTCCAGAGCGTGGACTCGGGGCAGGTCAACGAGACCCTGCTCAACAGCAAGACGAAGGGCGAGGAGCTGCTGGTGCGGCCGGACCGGGCCGTGTCGCTCGGCAAGTCCCTCGACGTGACGGCCTGGCTGGTCCCGGTGCTGATCGAGCGGCGGGGCATCACCTACCTCGACGTGACGTTCATCTCGGCCGTCACGGGCGCCGCGCTCTACTCCAAGCGGGAGGCGCTCACCCGGTCCGAGGGCGCCGGCGAACAGCGCTTCCCCTGGGAGCCGCGCCCCGAGGACTGACCCGCGCCGAATCTGCTATGCTTGAAGCCCCATGAACGCCCCCGCGCTCCGTCTCTTGGCCGGCCTGGTGCTGGCCGCGGCCTCGCTCGCCGGCTGCGGGGAAGTGCCGAGCCTGCGAGAGCTGGCGGGGCTGCCCAAGGACTCCGATCCCAGCGTCGAGATCAAGGCCGCGGAGAATAAGTGGCTCCTTATCAAGAACCCCCGCTTCGGCGATGTGGCGAGCGAGCCCGAGTACATCTGGGTGGAGGACGACAAGGTTCCCACCACCATGGGCACGCTGATCTTCGGCAAGGACAGCCTCATCGCGCCTCCGGAGATCGTGGCCAAGTACGGCGCGCCCCCGGGCGGTGGCCGCATCAGCCCGCGCCAGAAGATGGCGGTGTCCGTCGAGGCCGCGCCCCCGCCGCCGAAGGCCGGCGCGGCGGCCGCCAAGGGCGGCACCACCCAGCCGGCCGGAGCGCCCACGCTGTCGGCCAACCGCGGCTTCGTGGTCTTCGTGGACACGAGCCGGGTCGTGATCGATCTCAACGGCAAGGACGGCGTCAGGCCGGGCGCCCAGGTCAGCGTGCGCCGGGACAAGATCGCCATCGTCCACCCCTTCACCGGCGAGCTCCTGGGCGAGCTGGACGAGGAGGTCGCCACGGGCCGCGTGACCGAGGTCAGGGACAAGTTCTCCGTGGTCGAGCTGTCGAGCGTTTCCTCCGGCAACCAGGTCAAGGTCAAGGACCGGGTCGTTATTCGTTGATCCACCCCTTGGCGCCGATCCACCCCTTGGCGCTGATCCAGTCACGCCAGTGAAAGCCCCGACGCCGCTGGAGGCGCTCCTCAAGGAGCGCGTCGCCCTCGCCGTGGGTCCCGAGATGCGTGCCATCGAGGAGGCCATCGCGCGCGCGATCGCGTCGCCCGTCGGCCTGATCCACGAGATGGGCGAGTTCATCGCCGGCGCCGGCGGCAAGCGGCTCCGGCCGATCCTCGTGCTGATGGCGGCGCGCGTGGCGGGCTACGGCGGCCCGCGCGCGGTGCGCATGGGCTGCGTGGTCGAGCTGCTCCACACGGCGACCCTCATCCACGACGACGTCGTGGACCAGGCGCCGCTCCGGCGCGGCCGCCCCTCGGCCAACGCGCGCTGGGGCGACGACGCCTCCATTCTCGTCGGCGACCACCTCTACTCGAAGTCTTTCGCCCTCATGGTCGCTGACGGCGACGCGGCCGTGCTCGAGACTCTCGCGCGCGCCACCGTCTCGATGACGGAGGCGGAGGTGCTGCAGCTCGAGCGGAAGCGCAGCGGCACGGCGAGCGAGGCCGATTACCTGCGCATCATCACCCAGAAGACGGCGTCCTTCATCTCGGCCTGCTGCCGGATCGGCGCGCTCCTGGCGAAGGTGCCCGAGGACCGGATCGAGGCGTTGACCCGCTACGGGCTCCACATCGGCATCGCGTTCCAGATCAGCGACGACTCGCTCGACTTCGTCGCCGACCAGGTGCGCCTGGGCAAGGCGGTGGGCGCCGACTTGAAGGAAGGGAAGCGGACACTGCCGCTCATCGCGACGATCGAGCGCGCGAGCCCTGCCGAGCGCGACAGGATACAGTCCGTGCTCAAGCGGCACGCCGCCGGCCCGGGCGAGTTCGAGGAGATCCGCCTGCTGGTCGAGCGCTACGGCGGCGTCGAGTACGCGCAGGCGCGCGCGCAGGACTACGCCCGGAGCGCCAAGGAGGCTCTCGCCGTCTTCCCCAACGGCGACGACAAGGACACGCTGCTCCTCGTCGCCGACTACGTGGTGGAGCGCGACAAATAGCCGCGGTTTCAGGAAGACCGGTTTCAGGAAGACGAAGACGACGACGAGGAGGAGGAGGAGCCGGACGCCTTGGGCTTGGCGGCCGGCTCGCTCTTGGACTTCTCTGCCTTGGACTTCTCTGCCTTGGGCTTCTCCGAAGGGGAGGGCGCCGGCTGGGCCGTGCTAGACTTCCCTCCGGTGGGGCTCGGGGCCGCCGGGGCCGAATCGCCCGCCGCCGGGGCCGAATCACCCCCCGCCGGGGCCGAATCACCCGATGTCGACTCCGACTTGGACGCCTTCTTGCGGGACTCGGACGGGTAGTCGGTGACGTACCAGCCGCCCCCCTTCAGGATGAATGGGGTGGCCGACAGGAGCCGGTGGATGGGCCCGCCGCACCGATCGCAGACCTCGAGCTTGGGCTCGGTGATCCGCTGTTTCACCTCGAAAACGCGGGGGCACTTGGGACATTCGTACTCGTAGGTCGGCACAACCATGAAGGCTAACAGGGCGGAAACGACCCTGTCAAGGCTGGGCGTCGCGCGCGGCCCGCTCCTTGTCATCGCGGCACTCGTGCTACTGCACGGCTGCGCCTCCAAGCAGGACGAAGAGGTGCGGAAGCTCCAGGCCAAGGCCACGTACGAGCAGGCCGTGCGCAACCTGAGCGAGAACCGGCTGGCGCTCGGCATGGCGGCGCTCAAGGCGGCTCTCCAGCTCGACCCTGAGAACGCCCAGTACCACAACACGCTCGGGCTGGTCCTGCTCAACCTGGGCCGGCCCGTCGACGCGCAGGCCGAGTTCCAGACGGCGATCGATCTCGACAAGAACAGCCCGGACTTGCAGCACAACCTCGGCATCGCCCTGGCACAGCAGAACCGCTTCGACGACGCCGTCGTCGCCTACAGGAAGGCGCTGACCTTCCCCACCTACACGACGCCCGAGGTCGCCTACTACAACATGGGCGAGGCGTACATCAGGCTGGGCAATCCGCAGGAGGCGCAGGAGTCCTTCCGGGCGGCCATCCAGCTCGAGCCGACCATGGTCGCGGCCCACTACGGGCTCGGGTTGGCGCTCTCCCAAGGGGGCCGGCGAGACGAGGCCAAGGCCGCCTTCAGGCAGGCCAGGGACCTCGACCCGGCCTCGCCCTTCTCCGAGCTGGCCAAGAATGCCCTCAAGCAGCTTGGCGACGGGGG includes:
- a CDS encoding YtxH domain-containing protein; protein product: MSDERGGDAAGYMGWFFLGAIAGAAAMLLLTPKTGTEARELLTEHGQEWLKKAQAAAEEAQEKAGDLFGKGREYFEEQRNRLVGAFEAGRSAMKEEMGKVRSDG
- a CDS encoding acyl-CoA carboxylase subunit beta, which translates into the protein MSLQDRFDELHRRNEAADAAGGPERIERQHKAGKKTARERLEILLDKGSFAEVDRFVVHQNNDFGMDAQRIPGDGVVTGSGRVHGRPVFAFAQDFTVFGGSLSEAYARKICKIMDLAMKTGVPVIGLNDSGGARIQEGVVSLAGYADIFLRNTLASGVVPQISAVMGPCAGGAVYSPAITDFVFMVKHSSYMFVTGPDVIKAVTHEEVSFEELGGAAMHGTTSGVAHFAAESEEECLALIRELMTFLPQNNLEDPPVGPTTDPADRVDEELQTVVPDQPNKPYDIKDIVQPVLDDRYFFEVHAGYAPNIVIGFGRLGGRPVGVVANQPAHLAGCLDISASLKAARFVRFCDCFNIPLVTFEDVPGFLPGTAQEFGGIIKHGAKLLYAYCEATVPKLTVITRKAYGGAYCVMSSKHIRGDVNFAFPTAEIAVMGPDGAVSILYKREMDAAKDPAKLKDEKTREYREKFATPYAAAERGYIDEVIEPRDTRRRLIQALEVLHTKRDSNPPRKHGNIPL
- a CDS encoding methylmalonyl-CoA mutase family protein → MTPEERKRLDDARRLWEARTLKPALGKSPDRPGLFAGSDGAALERVYTPEHTAAQDYVRDVGFPGEHPYTRGVQPTMYRGRLWTMRQYAGFGSAVETNRRYRYLLEQGQTGLSVAFDLPTQMGYDADDAMAKSDVGKVGVSISSLEDMEELFAGIPLDRVSTSMTINATAAILLALYIAVAEKQGIAPDRLSGTVQNDILKEYIARGTYIYPPAPSMRLITDMFAFCKGRVPRWNTISISGYHIREAGCTAAQEVGFTLANAVAYVTAARAAGLEVDEFAPQLSFFFNAHNHLLEEVAKFRAARRLWARIMTERFGAQDPRSCTLRFHAQTAGSMLTAQQPENNIVRVAVQALAAILGGCQSLHTNSMDEALALPTEASVRVALRTQQVLGYESGVADTADPLGGSYAVEAMTRRIEEEAETYIAKIDGLGGSVSAIGFMQREIQESAYRYQQDVESKARIVVGVNEFVMDEPPPSGLFQVDPAVSAAMAERLDRLRRTRDAGAAARALEAVDRAARGCDNLIPLILDAVRAKVTLGEICHALRKVFGVHQPSVVF
- a CDS encoding FlgT C-terminal domain-containing protein → MNAPALRLLAGLVLAAASLAGCGEVPSLRELAGLPKDSDPSVEIKAAENKWLLIKNPRFGDVASEPEYIWVEDDKVPTTMGTLIFGKDSLIAPPEIVAKYGAPPGGGRISPRQKMAVSVEAAPPPPKAGAAAAKGGTTQPAGAPTLSANRGFVVFVDTSRVVIDLNGKDGVRPGAQVSVRRDKIAIVHPFTGELLGELDEEVATGRVTEVRDKFSVVELSSVSSGNQVKVKDRVVIR
- a CDS encoding polyprenyl synthetase family protein, which gives rise to MKAPTPLEALLKERVALAVGPEMRAIEEAIARAIASPVGLIHEMGEFIAGAGGKRLRPILVLMAARVAGYGGPRAVRMGCVVELLHTATLIHDDVVDQAPLRRGRPSANARWGDDASILVGDHLYSKSFALMVADGDAAVLETLARATVSMTEAEVLQLERKRSGTASEADYLRIITQKTASFISACCRIGALLAKVPEDRIEALTRYGLHIGIAFQISDDSLDFVADQVRLGKAVGADLKEGKRTLPLIATIERASPAERDRIQSVLKRHAAGPGEFEEIRLLVERYGGVEYAQARAQDYARSAKEALAVFPNGDDKDTLLLVADYVVERDK
- a CDS encoding zinc ribbon domain-containing protein, with protein sequence MVVPTYEYECPKCPRVFEVKQRITEPKLEVCDRCGGPIHRLLSATPFILKGGGWYVTDYPSESRKKASKSESTSGDSAPAGGDSAPAAGDSAPAAPSPTGGKSSTAQPAPSPSEKPKAEKSKAEKSKSEPAAKPKASGSSSSSSSSSSS
- a CDS encoding tetratricopeptide repeat protein, whose protein sequence is MKANRAETTLSRLGVARGPLLVIAALVLLHGCASKQDEEVRKLQAKATYEQAVRNLSENRLALGMAALKAALQLDPENAQYHNTLGLVLLNLGRPVDAQAEFQTAIDLDKNSPDLQHNLGIALAQQNRFDDAVVAYRKALTFPTYTTPEVAYYNMGEAYIRLGNPQEAQESFRAAIQLEPTMVAAHYGLGLALSQGGRRDEAKAAFRQARDLDPASPFSELAKNALKQLGDGG